In Thauera sedimentorum, a single genomic region encodes these proteins:
- a CDS encoding phosphoribosyl-ATP diphosphatase: protein MIDIEVLHRVAATLAERKKADPDSSYVSSLYTKGTDAICKKVAEEAAETIMAAKDKDMLHLVWEVTDLWFHSMVLLAHHGLSVDDVLAEFRRREGVSGIDEKKSRTAV, encoded by the coding sequence GTGATCGACATCGAAGTGCTGCATCGCGTGGCGGCCACCCTGGCCGAACGCAAGAAGGCCGACCCGGACTCTTCCTACGTCTCCAGTCTGTACACCAAGGGCACCGACGCGATCTGCAAGAAGGTGGCCGAGGAGGCGGCGGAAACCATCATGGCCGCCAAGGACAAGGACATGCTCCACCTGGTGTGGGAGGTGACCGACCTGTGGTTCCACTCCATGGTGCTGCTGGCGCACCACGGCCTGTCGGTGGATGACGTGCTCGCCGAATTCCGCCGCCGCGAAGGCGTGTCGGGCATCGACGAGAAGAAGTCCCGCACCGCGGTCTGA
- a CDS encoding histidine triad nucleotide-binding protein yields MSDCIFCRIVSGEIPAKKIYEDDLVVAFHDINPIAPVHFLVIPKVHVASMAELTDEHEAVMGRVMTVAGRLAREQGATDGFRTIINTGRVGRQEVYHLHVHILGGPEVLPAMLKR; encoded by the coding sequence ATGAGCGACTGCATTTTCTGCCGCATCGTCAGCGGCGAGATTCCGGCGAAGAAGATCTACGAGGACGACCTCGTGGTCGCCTTCCATGACATCAATCCGATCGCGCCGGTGCATTTCCTGGTGATTCCGAAGGTGCATGTGGCGTCGATGGCCGAGCTCACCGACGAGCACGAGGCGGTGATGGGGCGGGTGATGACCGTCGCCGGCCGACTTGCGCGGGAACAAGGCGCGACCGACGGGTTCAGAACTATTATCAACACCGGCAGGGTGGGCAGGCAGGAGGTGTATCATCTGCACGTTCACATCCTCGGTGGGCCGGAAGTCCTTCCGGCAATGTTGAAGCGTTAA
- the tatA gene encoding Sec-independent protein translocase subunit TatA — MGSFSIWHWLIVLVIVLLVFGTKKLRNIGQDLGGAVKGFKDGMKEAEGSAEEGKPQQKIAEGQVIDAEAKEKVEKAGS; from the coding sequence ATGGGTTCATTCAGCATCTGGCACTGGCTCATCGTGCTGGTCATTGTCCTGCTGGTATTCGGCACCAAGAAGCTGCGTAACATCGGCCAGGATCTGGGGGGCGCGGTGAAGGGCTTCAAGGACGGCATGAAGGAAGCCGAGGGCTCCGCCGAAGAGGGCAAGCCGCAGCAGAAAATCGCCGAAGGCCAGGTGATCGACGCCGAGGCCAAGGAAAAGGTCGAGAAAGCGGGTTCCTGA
- the tatB gene encoding Sec-independent protein translocase protein TatB — translation MFDFGFSELLLIAVVALIVVGPERLPKVARTAGHLLGRLQRYVGDVKSDIQREMQLEDLKKLQQQVEQQARDLEGSIRGQMNNVEADLNKTAAEVSEAVAVSAKPSAADEPAPPASGSALLAADAVPERKQQEGEADAPQEDATPSPQLELGLDPAASASRQPAEKA, via the coding sequence ATGTTCGATTTTGGTTTTTCCGAGTTGCTGCTGATCGCCGTGGTCGCGCTGATCGTGGTAGGTCCGGAGCGTTTGCCGAAGGTGGCCCGCACCGCCGGGCACCTGCTCGGGCGCCTGCAGCGCTATGTGGGCGACGTGAAGTCCGACATCCAGCGCGAGATGCAGCTCGAGGATCTGAAGAAGCTCCAGCAGCAGGTGGAGCAGCAGGCCCGGGATCTCGAGGGCTCGATTCGCGGCCAGATGAACAACGTGGAGGCGGATCTCAACAAGACGGCGGCAGAAGTCTCAGAGGCCGTTGCGGTGAGCGCGAAACCGTCCGCGGCCGACGAGCCCGCTCCGCCGGCCAGCGGCAGCGCCCTGCTCGCGGCCGATGCGGTGCCTGAACGAAAGCAGCAGGAAGGCGAGGCTGACGCGCCGCAGGAAGACGCGACACCCAGCCCGCAACTCGAACTCGGACTCGACCCGGCGGCCTCGGCCTCCCGTCAGCCCGCGGAGAAGGCATGA
- the tatC gene encoding twin-arginine translocase subunit TatC has translation MSTATQETFISHLVELRDRLLRAVVAVIVVFVCLMPWAGDIYDLLALPMMNTLPEGTNMIATGVVTPFFVPVKVTLMVSFVIALPIVLYQAWSFIAPGLYAHERRMAIPLVLGTTLLFLIGMAFCYFFVFGMVFSFIAEFAPKSIVPAPDIEQYLSFVMTLFLAFGLTFEVPVVVVVLARAGIVSIEKLREARPYVIVGAFVIAAIVTPPDVISQLLLAIPMCLLYEFGIMLAKMVRKPAVPAVYEPPSEDEMDRELDRIEASERSDGK, from the coding sequence ATGAGCACGGCAACCCAGGAAACCTTCATCTCCCATCTGGTCGAGTTGCGCGACCGCCTGCTGCGGGCGGTCGTTGCGGTGATCGTCGTGTTCGTCTGCCTGATGCCCTGGGCCGGCGACATCTACGACCTGCTGGCGCTGCCGATGATGAATACCCTGCCGGAAGGGACCAACATGATCGCCACCGGGGTGGTGACGCCCTTCTTCGTGCCGGTCAAGGTCACCCTGATGGTGTCCTTCGTCATCGCCCTGCCGATCGTGCTCTACCAAGCCTGGTCCTTCATCGCGCCGGGTCTCTATGCGCACGAGCGGCGCATGGCCATTCCGCTGGTGCTCGGCACCACGCTGCTGTTCCTCATCGGCATGGCGTTCTGCTACTTCTTCGTGTTCGGCATGGTGTTCTCGTTCATTGCCGAGTTCGCGCCGAAGAGCATCGTGCCTGCGCCGGACATCGAGCAGTACCTGTCCTTCGTGATGACGCTGTTCCTCGCCTTCGGCCTGACCTTCGAGGTGCCGGTGGTGGTCGTGGTGCTGGCACGGGCCGGGATCGTCAGCATCGAGAAACTCAGGGAGGCGCGCCCGTACGTGATCGTCGGCGCCTTCGTGATCGCCGCGATCGTCACCCCGCCCGACGTCATTTCGCAACTGCTGCTGGCGATACCGATGTGCCTGCTCTACGAGTTCGGCATCATGCTGGCGAAGATGGTCCGCAAACCCGCGGTGCCCGCGGTCTACGAGCCGCCGAGCGAAGATGAGATGGACCGCGAACTCGACCGCATCGAGGCTTCGGAGCGCAGCGACGGCAAGTGA
- a CDS encoding Do family serine endopeptidase translates to MRRLWLIFSQAVTISVAVLFVVSTLKPEWLRGATPSSVVAIFEAPGGSGDNGDPLPANAPGSYAQAAQRSMPAVVHIFTSKEVRTQRHPLFDDPVFRHFFGERPDSSPRQRAAGLGSGVIVSPDGFVLTNNHVIEAADEIEVALNDGRKFPARLVGRDPETDLAVLKLQTDAQFPVITFAQADSLNVGDVVLAIGNPFGVGQTVTMGIISALGRTHLGINTFENYIQTDAAINPGNSGGALVDSAGNLVGINTAIYSRSGGSLGIGFAIPVSLARNVLEQIVTSGQVTRGWVGVEIQEITPELAESFGLTDPSGALIAGVLRGSPAERAGIRPGDVLIGVDGRNVRDTKSMLEMVAALPPGNVARFRVRRANSELDLDVEVGRRPTPARN, encoded by the coding sequence ATGCGCCGCCTCTGGCTCATCTTCTCGCAGGCCGTGACGATCAGCGTCGCCGTCCTGTTCGTGGTCAGCACCCTCAAGCCAGAGTGGCTGCGCGGCGCCACGCCGTCGTCTGTGGTGGCGATTTTCGAAGCGCCGGGGGGCAGCGGGGACAATGGCGACCCGCTACCCGCCAACGCGCCGGGCTCGTACGCGCAGGCTGCCCAGCGCTCGATGCCGGCGGTGGTCCACATTTTCACCAGCAAGGAAGTGCGCACCCAGCGCCACCCGCTGTTCGACGACCCCGTCTTCCGTCATTTCTTCGGCGAGCGCCCGGATTCCTCCCCGCGTCAGCGCGCTGCGGGCCTGGGTTCGGGGGTCATCGTCAGCCCGGACGGATTCGTGCTGACCAACAACCACGTGATCGAGGCCGCCGACGAGATCGAGGTGGCGCTCAACGACGGGCGCAAGTTCCCCGCACGCCTCGTGGGCCGGGACCCGGAAACCGATCTTGCGGTACTCAAGTTGCAGACCGATGCGCAGTTCCCGGTGATCACCTTCGCACAGGCCGATTCGCTGAACGTTGGCGATGTCGTGCTGGCGATCGGCAACCCCTTCGGCGTCGGCCAGACCGTGACCATGGGCATCATCTCGGCGCTCGGCCGTACCCACCTGGGCATCAACACCTTCGAAAACTACATCCAGACCGACGCGGCGATCAACCCGGGCAACTCGGGCGGCGCCCTGGTCGACAGCGCCGGCAATCTCGTCGGCATCAATACCGCGATCTACTCACGGTCCGGCGGATCCCTCGGGATCGGTTTCGCCATCCCGGTGTCTCTCGCCCGAAACGTGCTCGAGCAGATCGTCACCTCCGGGCAGGTCACGCGCGGCTGGGTCGGCGTCGAGATCCAGGAGATCACCCCGGAGCTGGCGGAATCCTTCGGGCTCACCGATCCGTCCGGCGCCCTGATCGCCGGCGTGCTGCGCGGCAGCCCCGCCGAACGCGCGGGCATCCGTCCGGGCGACGTGCTGATCGGCGTCGATGGACGCAACGTGCGGGACACCAAGAGCATGCTCGAGATGGTCGCCGCGCTGCCGCCCGGCAACGTCGCCCGCTTCCGCGTACGGCGGGCGAACAGCGAACTGGACCTCGACGTGGAAGTGGGCCGCCGCCCGACCCCGGCTCGCAACTGA
- a CDS encoding Nif3-like dinuclear metal center hexameric protein has protein sequence MQLSALRTHLDELLEVSRLRDYCPNGLQVEGRPEVRRVLCGVTASQALLDRAVAGAFDAILVHHGYFWKGEDGRVTGIRRQRLATLLTHDISLLAYHLPLDVHPELGNNAQLGRLMGWRADGRFADQDLGWLGVLPQPEPASRIARSIAARLGRDPLLVGDGERMVRRVAWCTGGAQGYFEQAILAGADLYVSGEISEQTVHLARESGVPYLAAGHHATERYGARALARYLVDTLGLEAEFVDIDNPV, from the coding sequence ATGCAACTCAGTGCGCTGCGAACACACCTTGACGAATTGCTTGAAGTCTCGCGCTTACGGGATTATTGCCCAAACGGCCTGCAAGTGGAAGGACGCCCCGAGGTGAGGCGGGTGCTGTGCGGCGTGACCGCCAGCCAGGCACTTCTCGACCGGGCGGTGGCCGGCGCGTTCGACGCGATCCTGGTGCATCACGGCTATTTCTGGAAGGGTGAGGATGGCCGCGTGACAGGTATCCGCCGCCAGCGCCTGGCGACCCTTCTGACCCATGACATCAGCCTGCTGGCCTACCATCTTCCGCTGGACGTCCATCCCGAACTCGGCAACAACGCCCAACTCGGCCGGCTGATGGGGTGGCGTGCGGATGGGCGCTTCGCCGACCAGGATCTCGGTTGGCTGGGGGTCTTGCCGCAGCCCGAACCGGCTTCCCGGATCGCACGGTCGATCGCTGCGCGCCTCGGACGCGACCCCCTGCTGGTGGGCGACGGCGAGCGCATGGTGCGTCGCGTGGCATGGTGCACCGGCGGCGCCCAGGGCTATTTCGAGCAGGCGATCCTGGCCGGGGCCGACCTCTATGTCTCGGGCGAGATCTCCGAGCAGACCGTGCATCTTGCGCGCGAATCCGGTGTGCCTTACCTGGCCGCCGGCCATCACGCGACCGAACGCTACGGCGCCCGCGCGCTGGCGCGCTACCTCGTCGACACGCTTGGCCTGGAGGCCGAATTCGTCGATATCGACAATCCTGTCTGA
- a CDS encoding type IV pilus assembly protein FimV — protein sequence MTKTKNKLTPILLPLAAAFTLLPASPTVHAVALGEVLSLSALGEPLRVDLQLGAGRLEEAGECLRIAPGAADAGPWVTRARISTSSRGDKIITISAPTPVNEPVLRLGIDNVCASRLRREYTLLLPFPVALPTLQADAAAAPSPAAAKAQPSRTPSPAPQPAQAARHQTWTTAPGESLESLAAALYPHEPAIRERFVADAARANPTLFPDRDSRARALPPGTELLVPDPARVSAPATAGSGSPARTAERKPAQMTPAAPRRPAATPPPSAPREDRLVVDVAEDATADAPAGPRYDASADSGARERQLVAAIDRSIQAQVDLLERIRELERIQAELIDRANRLDAAMPAQATPAPPAQQPAAPAIEANVPASTAPRSDWPLYLALFAGIVAAILGLQALDRRRRDAAAARAASLSTTTQPAAGVWPEEARAASGLEPSRGAIQLDRPPTEEAPPTPSYEWAAPSVAPIAVEDENIEEHESAVELAEIMMSFGRVQGAAETLAEFIRGNPQQAVQPWLKLLDVYRAAGMRAEFDGLSRQLNKTFNVKTVTWDNYDEARLATHHVEDMPHVVDTLVRTWRTVECQAYLEKLLRDNREGTRQGFPLSVVDELLMLASVLEVQLGRYRAPGADAAG from the coding sequence ATGACCAAGACCAAGAACAAGCTGACGCCAATCCTCCTTCCGCTCGCCGCGGCATTCACGCTGCTCCCGGCGTCGCCCACGGTACACGCGGTCGCGCTCGGAGAGGTGCTGTCGCTGTCGGCGCTTGGCGAACCGCTGCGGGTCGATCTGCAGCTCGGCGCGGGCAGACTCGAAGAAGCGGGCGAATGCCTGCGCATCGCCCCCGGTGCGGCGGACGCAGGACCATGGGTCACCCGCGCACGGATCTCCACATCCTCGCGCGGCGACAAGATCATCACCATAAGCGCCCCGACCCCGGTCAACGAGCCGGTTCTGCGTCTCGGGATAGACAACGTCTGCGCCTCGCGGCTGCGCCGCGAATACACCCTGCTGCTCCCTTTTCCGGTGGCGCTCCCGACACTGCAGGCGGATGCGGCGGCGGCCCCGTCGCCCGCGGCTGCGAAAGCCCAGCCCTCCCGCACCCCCTCTCCGGCACCGCAGCCCGCTCAGGCGGCGCGCCACCAGACCTGGACGACGGCACCCGGCGAATCCCTCGAAAGCCTCGCGGCGGCGCTCTATCCGCATGAGCCGGCGATTCGAGAGCGCTTCGTCGCCGACGCCGCCCGCGCCAACCCCACACTGTTCCCCGACCGCGATTCACGCGCCCGAGCGCTCCCCCCGGGCACCGAGCTGCTGGTGCCCGATCCGGCCCGCGTGAGCGCCCCCGCGACGGCAGGCTCAGGCAGCCCCGCGCGCACCGCGGAACGGAAGCCCGCCCAGATGACGCCTGCTGCGCCACGCCGCCCCGCCGCGACGCCACCGCCCAGTGCGCCGCGGGAGGACCGGCTGGTCGTCGATGTTGCGGAGGACGCGACAGCGGACGCGCCTGCCGGCCCGCGCTACGATGCCAGCGCCGACTCCGGCGCCCGCGAGCGCCAGCTGGTTGCGGCCATCGACCGCAGCATCCAGGCTCAGGTCGATCTGCTCGAACGCATCCGCGAGCTCGAACGCATCCAGGCCGAACTCATCGACCGCGCAAACCGTCTCGACGCGGCAATGCCGGCCCAAGCCACGCCCGCTCCGCCGGCACAGCAGCCCGCGGCCCCGGCGATCGAGGCCAATGTACCGGCAAGCACTGCGCCAAGGAGCGACTGGCCGCTCTATCTCGCCCTGTTCGCCGGCATCGTCGCCGCCATCCTGGGACTTCAGGCGCTGGATCGCCGGCGTCGCGATGCGGCCGCAGCGCGCGCGGCCTCGCTATCGACAACAACCCAGCCCGCCGCGGGCGTGTGGCCCGAGGAGGCCCGCGCGGCCAGCGGCCTGGAGCCCTCGCGCGGCGCGATTCAGCTCGACCGCCCGCCCACGGAAGAAGCGCCACCGACACCGTCCTACGAGTGGGCGGCCCCGTCGGTCGCACCGATCGCCGTCGAGGACGAGAACATCGAGGAACATGAATCCGCAGTGGAACTGGCCGAGATCATGATGAGCTTCGGCCGCGTCCAGGGCGCCGCCGAGACCCTCGCCGAGTTCATCCGCGGCAATCCGCAACAGGCGGTACAGCCCTGGCTGAAGCTGCTGGACGTCTACCGTGCTGCCGGCATGCGCGCCGAGTTCGACGGGCTGTCGCGCCAGCTCAACAAGACCTTCAACGTCAAGACGGTCACCTGGGACAACTACGACGAGGCGCGCCTGGCCACCCATCACGTCGAGGACATGCCCCACGTGGTCGACACGCTGGTCCGCACCTGGCGCACCGTCGAATGCCAGGCCTACCTGGAGAAGCTGCTGCGTGACAACCGCGAAGGCACCCGCCAGGGATTCCCGCTGAGCGTGGTCGATGAACTTCTGATGCTGGCCTCGGTGCTGGAGGTCCAGCTCGGGCGCTACCGCGCGCCCGGCGCCGACGCCGCCGGCTGA
- a CDS encoding DUF2889 domain-containing protein, whose protein sequence is MPLSAPKSPRQRVHTRRIEVEGFRRDDGLLELEACLRDVKDLDYPIASGVRRAGDPVHEMRVRITIDAAFNILDAEACSDWVPYPGGCDTIGPAYRQLIGLNLVRGFRRTVGEMFADVRGCSHVTELLLSLPTAAIQTFATFRRDNEDNGEKPFQLDRCHALDTGSETVRRYYPKWYRTPGGGG, encoded by the coding sequence ATGCCGCTTTCTGCCCCCAAATCCCCGCGGCAGCGGGTCCATACACGGCGTATCGAGGTCGAGGGTTTCCGCCGCGACGACGGCTTGCTGGAGCTCGAGGCCTGTCTGCGCGACGTGAAGGATCTCGACTATCCGATCGCCTCGGGCGTCCGTCGGGCCGGCGATCCGGTGCACGAGATGCGCGTGCGGATCACCATCGATGCCGCCTTCAACATTCTCGATGCCGAGGCGTGCTCCGACTGGGTGCCGTACCCGGGCGGGTGCGACACCATCGGGCCGGCCTACCGGCAACTGATCGGCCTGAACCTCGTGCGTGGCTTTCGCCGGACCGTGGGCGAGATGTTCGCCGATGTGCGGGGCTGCTCGCATGTCACCGAGCTCTTGCTGAGCCTGCCCACCGCGGCGATCCAGACCTTCGCCACCTTTCGTCGCGACAACGAGGACAACGGCGAGAAGCCTTTTCAGCTCGACCGCTGCCACGCGCTGGACACCGGCAGCGAAACGGTGCGCCGCTACTATCCGAAGTGGTACCGCACGCCGGGGGGCGGGGGCTGA
- the sucC gene encoding ADP-forming succinate--CoA ligase subunit beta — protein MKIHEYQAKELLRKYGVVTPRGKACFSVDEAVAAAEELGGKIWVVKAQIHAGGRGKGGGVKLARSMDEVRQLAGEILGMQLVTHQTGPEGQKVRRLLIEEGADIKKEYYVAALTDRATQKVAMMASSEGGMDIEEVAHNTPEKIIKVFVDPLVGLTDAQATELAQGIGVPEGSMAQAVDTLKKLYTCYMETDASLAEINPLILEGNGNIKALDAKFNFDSNALYRHPEIVEYRDLDEEDADEIEASKFDLAYISLDGNIGCLVNGAGLAMATMDTIKLFGAEPANFLDVGGGATTEKVTEAFKIMLKNPKVKGILVNIFGGIMRCDTIATGVVAAAREVHLSVPLVVRMKGTNEDLGKKILAESGLPIISADTMAEAATKIVAAVQ, from the coding sequence ATGAAGATTCATGAGTATCAGGCAAAAGAACTGCTGAGGAAGTACGGCGTGGTGACGCCGCGCGGCAAGGCGTGTTTCAGCGTCGATGAAGCAGTCGCAGCAGCCGAAGAGCTGGGCGGCAAGATCTGGGTGGTGAAGGCCCAGATTCACGCCGGTGGGCGTGGCAAGGGCGGCGGCGTGAAGCTCGCCCGCTCCATGGACGAAGTGCGTCAGCTGGCCGGCGAGATCCTCGGCATGCAGCTGGTGACCCACCAGACCGGCCCCGAGGGCCAGAAGGTGCGTCGTCTGCTGATCGAGGAAGGCGCCGACATCAAGAAGGAATACTACGTTGCGGCGCTGACCGACCGTGCGACCCAGAAGGTGGCGATGATGGCCTCCTCCGAGGGCGGCATGGACATCGAGGAAGTCGCGCACAACACCCCCGAGAAGATCATCAAGGTGTTCGTCGATCCGCTGGTCGGCCTCACCGACGCGCAGGCCACCGAGCTGGCCCAGGGCATCGGCGTTCCCGAAGGCTCCATGGCCCAGGCGGTCGACACGCTGAAGAAGCTGTACACCTGCTACATGGAAACCGATGCCTCGCTGGCCGAGATCAACCCACTGATCCTCGAAGGCAACGGCAACATCAAGGCGCTGGACGCCAAGTTCAACTTCGACTCCAACGCCCTCTACCGTCACCCGGAAATCGTCGAGTACCGCGACCTGGACGAAGAGGATGCCGACGAGATCGAAGCCTCCAAGTTCGACCTGGCCTACATCAGCCTGGACGGCAACATCGGCTGCCTGGTGAACGGTGCCGGCCTGGCCATGGCCACCATGGACACCATCAAGCTGTTCGGCGCCGAGCCGGCCAACTTCCTGGACGTGGGCGGCGGTGCGACCACCGAGAAGGTCACCGAAGCCTTCAAGATCATGCTCAAGAACCCCAAGGTCAAGGGCATCCTGGTGAACATCTTCGGCGGCATCATGCGCTGCGACACCATCGCCACCGGCGTGGTCGCGGCCGCGCGCGAAGTGCATCTCTCCGTCCCGCTCGTGGTGCGCATGAAGGGCACCAACGAAGACCTCGGCAAGAAAATCCTCGCCGAGTCGGGCCTGCCGATCATCTCCGCCGACACCATGGCGGAAGCCGCGACCAAGATCGTCGCCGCTGTTCAGTAA
- the sucD gene encoding succinate--CoA ligase subunit alpha produces MSILINKDTKVITQGITGKTGQFHTEKCQEYANGKNCFVAGVNPKKAGESIFNIPIYASVKEAAAETGATVSVIYVPPAGAAAAIWEACEADLDLAICITEGIPVRDMLEVRNKMKQKVAKGGKETLLLGPNCPGLITPDEIKIGIMPGHIHKKGRIGVVSRSGTLTYEAVAQLTEIGLGQSSAVGIGGDPINGLKHIDVMRMFNDDPDTDAVIMIGEIGGPDEAEAALWCKDNMKKPVVGFIAGVTAPAGKRMGHAGALISGGADTADAKLAIMEECGFKVTRNPSEMGKLLKAML; encoded by the coding sequence ATGTCCATCCTGATCAACAAAGACACCAAGGTCATCACCCAGGGCATCACCGGGAAGACCGGCCAGTTCCACACCGAGAAGTGCCAGGAGTACGCCAACGGCAAGAACTGCTTCGTTGCCGGCGTGAACCCCAAGAAGGCCGGTGAGAGCATCTTCAACATCCCCATCTACGCCTCCGTCAAGGAAGCGGCTGCGGAAACCGGCGCCACCGTGTCGGTGATCTACGTGCCGCCCGCCGGCGCCGCTGCGGCGATCTGGGAAGCCTGCGAGGCCGACCTCGACCTGGCGATCTGCATCACCGAAGGCATTCCGGTGCGCGACATGCTGGAAGTGCGCAACAAGATGAAGCAGAAGGTTGCCAAGGGCGGCAAGGAAACCTTGCTGCTGGGCCCCAACTGCCCCGGCCTGATCACGCCCGACGAGATCAAGATCGGCATCATGCCCGGCCACATCCACAAGAAGGGCCGCATCGGCGTGGTGTCGCGTTCCGGCACCCTGACCTATGAAGCCGTGGCGCAGCTGACCGAGATCGGCCTGGGCCAGTCTTCCGCGGTCGGTATCGGCGGCGACCCGATCAACGGTCTGAAGCACATCGACGTGATGCGCATGTTCAACGACGATCCGGACACCGACGCGGTGATCATGATCGGCGAGATCGGCGGTCCGGACGAAGCCGAAGCCGCGCTGTGGTGCAAGGACAACATGAAGAAGCCGGTGGTCGGCTTCATCGCCGGTGTCACCGCTCCGGCCGGCAAGCGCATGGGCCACGCCGGTGCGCTGATCTCCGGTGGCGCGGACACCGCCGATGCCAAGCTCGCCATCATGGAAGAGTGCGGTTTCAAGGTGACCCGCAACCCGTCCGAGATGGGCAAGCTGCTCAAGGCCATGCTCTGA
- a CDS encoding Stp1/IreP family PP2C-type Ser/Thr phosphatase: MQASSLAVRWAALSDIGLQRARNEDAFLVVPERSYAVLSDGMGGHRGGDVAARIVIDTVRDELCRRPVGSGAEASASALRAAVLAANDAVLAAAAEDRGLTGMGATVVAASLCADGLVFANVGDSRLYRYREGRLEQLTHDHTMLQELVDGGMISPEQALRTPFRGMLTRALGVEPEVLVDVRQTDLRPGDMLLMCSDGLTDMVDDDEIAVMLAAGGDVDDRAAALVAYANAGGGRDNITVVLAAVADDEAVADVGG, from the coding sequence ATGCAAGCTTCGTCCCTTGCCGTGCGCTGGGCTGCGCTCAGTGACATCGGTCTGCAGCGAGCACGCAACGAGGATGCCTTCCTCGTCGTGCCCGAGCGCTCGTACGCGGTCTTGTCCGACGGGATGGGTGGGCATCGGGGTGGAGATGTTGCGGCGCGCATCGTCATCGATACCGTACGGGATGAGCTGTGCCGGCGTCCGGTGGGCAGTGGTGCCGAGGCGTCCGCATCGGCCCTGAGGGCGGCGGTGCTCGCCGCCAACGACGCGGTGCTTGCCGCGGCAGCCGAGGACCGGGGCTTGACCGGCATGGGCGCGACCGTGGTGGCTGCAAGCCTGTGTGCCGACGGTCTGGTATTCGCCAACGTGGGCGACTCGCGGCTGTACCGCTACCGCGAAGGCCGGCTCGAGCAGCTCACGCATGACCACACCATGTTGCAGGAGCTTGTCGACGGCGGCATGATTAGCCCGGAGCAGGCCCTGCGGACGCCGTTTCGTGGCATGCTCACGCGGGCGCTCGGGGTGGAGCCCGAGGTGCTGGTCGACGTGCGACAGACGGACCTCCGGCCGGGCGACATGCTGCTGATGTGCTCGGACGGCCTGACCGACATGGTCGACGATGACGAGATTGCCGTCATGCTGGCGGCCGGGGGCGATGTCGACGATCGCGCCGCAGCGCTGGTGGCCTATGCGAACGCGGGAGGAGGGCGCGACAATATCACTGTCGTGCTGGCCGCCGTGGCGGATGACGAAGCGGTAGCCGACGTGGGCGGCTAG
- a CDS encoding FHA domain-containing protein: MPKLILSMDGLVLKEVILKKERTTIGRKADNDIQIDNLAISGHHAVIVCILNDAFLEDLNSTNGTYVNSQQIKKHVLKNHDVIELGKYRLKFLVDAAPSGAGAVDLVDTGALRAAGAPEVEALAASSPERSQTRTQHFPPESLDAMETPSALPEGALQVLSGANAGRELALTKSLTTLGKPGNQVAVITRRPHGYYITHVEGASFPMVNGQTLDAQAHRLEDHDIIEIAGIKMEFFLRA, from the coding sequence ATGCCGAAGTTGATCCTCAGTATGGACGGTCTGGTGCTCAAGGAGGTGATCCTCAAGAAGGAGCGGACGACCATCGGGCGCAAGGCGGACAACGACATCCAGATCGACAACCTCGCCATCAGCGGCCATCACGCGGTCATCGTCTGCATCCTCAACGACGCCTTCCTCGAGGATCTGAACAGCACCAACGGCACTTACGTGAACAGCCAGCAGATCAAGAAGCATGTGCTGAAGAATCACGACGTGATCGAGCTGGGCAAGTACCGCCTGAAGTTCCTGGTCGATGCCGCACCGTCCGGTGCGGGAGCGGTCGACCTGGTGGATACCGGCGCGCTGCGCGCGGCGGGGGCGCCCGAGGTCGAAGCGCTTGCGGCCTCCTCGCCGGAGCGTTCGCAGACCCGTACCCAGCATTTCCCGCCTGAGTCGCTCGACGCCATGGAGACCCCTTCTGCACTCCCCGAGGGGGCCTTGCAGGTGCTCAGCGGTGCCAATGCGGGGCGGGAGCTGGCGCTGACCAAGTCCCTGACGACGCTGGGCAAGCCGGGCAACCAGGTGGCGGTGATCACCCGGCGGCCGCATGGCTACTACATCACCCATGTCGAAGGGGCGAGCTTTCCCATGGTCAATGGACAGACCCTGGACGCCCAGGCGCACCGGCTCGAGGATCACGACATCATCGAGATCGCCGGCATCAAGATGGAGTTCTTCCTGCGCGCTTGA